In Anaerolineae bacterium, a single genomic region encodes these proteins:
- a CDS encoding type II toxin-antitoxin system HicA family toxin — MSKTPSLSFTQIIKALQRDGWVVVRQRGSHIRLQKRIGDEVLKITVPAHRPVKRSTLAHILKQARLEIEEFRQLL, encoded by the coding sequence ATGAGTAAGACGCCCAGCTTATCATTCACCCAAATCATCAAAGCTTTACAGAGGGATGGTTGGGTTGTTGTACGCCAACGCGGTAGCCATATTCGTTTACAAAAACGCATTGGCGACGAGGTGCTCAAAATTACTGTGCCGGCCCATCGTCCGGTTAAAAGGTCTACATTGGCCCATATCTTAAAACAGGCGAGATTAGAAATAGAAGAGTTCCGGCAACTGTTGTAA
- a CDS encoding type II toxin-antitoxin system HicB family antitoxin yields MRFKIVLEPSEEGGFTAYVPSLPGCISEGESEQEALNNIQEAIELYLEPVEDDWVLDEKVLIQEIEL; encoded by the coding sequence ATGCGTTTTAAAATAGTTTTGGAACCAAGCGAAGAAGGTGGTTTTACTGCTTACGTTCCCTCACTTCCCGGCTGTATTAGTGAAGGAGAAAGCGAACAGGAAGCCCTAAACAATATTCAGGAGGCAATTGAGCTTTACCTTGAGCCGGTTGAAGATGACTGGGTATTAGATGAAAAAGTTTTGATACAAGAAATTGAGTTATGA